From a single Loxodonta africana isolate mLoxAfr1 chromosome 9, mLoxAfr1.hap2, whole genome shotgun sequence genomic region:
- the RPL12 gene encoding large ribosomal subunit protein uL11: MPPKFDPNEIKVVYLRCTGGEVGATSALAPKIGPLGLSPKKVGDDIAKATGDWKGLRITVKLTIQNRQAQIEVVPSASALIIKALKEPPRDRKKQKNIKHSGNITFDEIVGIARQMRHRSLARELSGTIKEILGTAQSVGCNVDGRHPHDIIDDINSGAVECPAS; encoded by the exons ATGCCGCCGAAGTTCGACCCCAACGAGATCAAAGTCG TGTACCTGAGGTGCACCGGTGGGGAAGTCGGTGCCACGTCTGCTCTAGCCCCCAAGATCGGCCCCTTGGGTCTG TCTCCAAAAAAGGTTGGTGATGACATTGCCAAGGCAACTGGTGACTGGAAGGGACTGAGGATTACGGTGAAACTGACCATTCAGAACAGACAGGCTCAG ATTGAAGTGGTGCCCTCCGCCTCTGCCCTGATCATCAAAGCCCTCAAAGAACCacccagagacagaaagaagcagaaaaaca TTAAGCACAGTGGAAATATCACTTTTGATGAGATTGTCGGCATTGCCCGTCAGATGCGACACAGATCTTTAGCCAGAGAGCTCTCTG GAACTATCAAAGAGATCCTGGGGACTGCTCAGTCAGTGGGCTGCAATGTTGATGGCCGCCACCCTCATGACATCATAGATGACATCAACAGTGGTGCTGTGGAATGCCCGGCT AGCTAA
- the ZNF79 gene encoding zinc finger protein 79 isoform X3, with the protein MLEEGLRSTCPDWKIICKESPPEQDISEESFQDLSVEIPPGKSDHRNSEFGKSFNLRAVFSPQQRVPTEVRPHKCEIHPESFKNSDIIKPHRAKPYTCNECGKAFSYCSSLSQHQKSHTGEKPYECNECGKAFSQSSSLIQHQRIHTGEKPYKCSECGRAFSQNANLTKHQRTHTGEKPYKCSECEKAFSDCSALVQHQRIHTGEKPYECSDCGKAFRHSANLTNHQRTHTGEKPYKCSECGKAFSYCAAFIQHQRIHTGEKPYKCNACEKAFSQSANLTNHQRTHTGEKPYKCSECGKAFSQSTNLIIHQKTHTGEKPCKCNECGKFFSESSALIRHHIIHTGEKPYECNKCGKAFNQSSSLSQHQRIHTGVKPYKCSECGKAFRCSSAFIRHQRLHTAE; encoded by the coding sequence ACTGGAAGATAATATGCAAGGAGTCACCACCAGAGCAAGACATTTCTGAAGAATCATTCCAAGACCTAAGTGTAGAAATCCCCCCTGGGAAGTCAGACCATAGGAACAGTGAATTTGGGAAGAGCTTCAACCTGAGAGCCGTCTTTTCtccacaacagagagttcctacAGAAGTGAGGCCCCATAAATGTGAAATACATCCAGAGAGCTTCAAGAATTCAGATATAATTAAACCTCACAGAGCAAAACCATACACATGTAATGAGTGTGGCAAAGCCTTTAGTTACTGTTCATCCCTTTCTCAACATCAGAAAAGTCACACTGGGGAAAAGCCCTATGAGTGCAatgaatgtgggaaggccttcagCCAGAGCTCATCTCTTATTCAGCATCAGAGgattcacactggagagaaaccttataagTGCAGCGAATGTGGGAGAGCTTTCAGCCAGAATGCAAACCTCACAAAACACCAGCGAACTCACACTGGAGAAAAGCCCTATAAATGCAGTGAGTGTGAGAAAGCCTTCAGTGACTGTTCAGCCCTTGTTCAacatcagagaattcacactGGAGAAAAACCATATGAATGCAGTGACTGTGGGAAGGCCTTCCGTCATAGTGCAAATCTCACAAACCACCAAAGGACTCACACTGGGGAAAAGCCCTACAAATGCAGTGAGTGTGGGAAGGCCTTCAGTTACTGTGCAGCATTTATTCAGCACCAGAGAATtcatacaggagagaaaccctaCAAGTGTAATGCATGTGAGAAGGCCTTCAGCCAGAGTGCAAACCTCACAAACCATCAGAGgactcacactggagagaaaccctacaaATGCAGTGAGTGTGGGAAGGCCTTCAGCCAAAGTACAAATCTTATAATCCACCAAAAAACCCACACTGGAGAAAAGCCATGTAAGTGTAATGAATGCGGAAAATTCTTCAGTGAGAGCTCAGCCCTTATCCGACATCATATaattcatactggagaaaaaccttatgaatgtaacaAGTGTGGAAAAGCATTTAACCAGAGTTCATCCCTTAGTCAGCATCAAAGAATTCACACTGGTGTGAAACCCTACAAATGTAGTGAGTGTGGGAAGGCCTTCAGGTGTAGTTCAGCTTTCATCAGACATCAGAGACTCCATACCGCAGAGTAA